A portion of the Deinococcus apachensis DSM 19763 genome contains these proteins:
- a CDS encoding branched-chain amino acid ABC transporter permease → MDLATLLPFIVNVIVGGLVLGFVYAIIALGYTMVYGVLQLINFAHSEVFVTGAVVGFEIFRVLAPSPMNGYLKLLIALVAAMAVSGLLNVLIERLAYRPLRNAPKLVPLITAIGVSLILQDVLRIIEGFQGRFDLTYTLPAGFSGKFCAAESSCAAVGNVLRTVGIDLQLKDVILIVVSLLSLGVLNYLVNRTRLGKAIRAVAQDRVTAGLMGIDANRMISATFLIGGALGGISGVLFGMKFGTVNAYSGFDPGIIAFTAAVLGGIGSIPGAVLGGLVLGVIQNLIGVTNVFGSLLHIANLESINASYQRIGAFIVLVLILIFKPTGLLGKSNVEKV, encoded by the coding sequence TTGGACCTCGCCACACTGCTGCCATTCATCGTGAACGTGATTGTGGGCGGCCTCGTGCTGGGCTTTGTGTACGCCATCATCGCGCTGGGATACACGATGGTGTACGGCGTGCTGCAGCTCATTAACTTCGCGCACTCGGAAGTCTTCGTGACCGGTGCGGTCGTGGGCTTTGAGATCTTCCGGGTCCTCGCGCCCAGCCCCATGAACGGCTACCTCAAGCTGCTGATCGCCCTTGTCGCCGCGATGGCCGTCTCGGGCCTGCTGAACGTGCTCATCGAGCGGCTGGCGTACCGCCCGCTGCGGAATGCCCCCAAGCTGGTGCCGCTGATCACCGCCATCGGCGTGTCGCTGATCCTCCAGGACGTGCTGAGGATCATCGAGGGCTTCCAGGGGAGATTCGACCTCACGTACACACTGCCCGCAGGCTTCAGCGGCAAGTTCTGCGCGGCGGAGAGTTCCTGCGCCGCCGTTGGCAACGTCCTGCGGACGGTCGGCATCGACCTCCAGCTCAAAGACGTGATTCTGATCGTGGTCTCGCTGCTCAGCCTGGGCGTGCTCAACTACCTGGTGAACCGCACCCGGCTGGGCAAGGCGATCCGCGCCGTCGCGCAGGACCGGGTCACTGCCGGTCTGATGGGCATCGACGCCAACCGCATGATCAGTGCGACCTTCCTGATCGGCGGGGCGCTGGGCGGCATCAGCGGCGTGCTGTTCGGCATGAAGTTCGGCACCGTGAACGCCTACTCGGGCTTCGATCCGGGCATCATCGCCTTCACGGCTGCCGTGCTGGGCGGCATCGGCTCCATTCCGGGCGCGGTGCTGGGCGGGCTGGTGCTGGGCGTGATTCAGAACCTGATCGGCGTGACCAACGTGTTCGGGAGCCTGCTACATATCGCTAACCTGGAATCCATCAACGCCTCGTACCAGCGCATCGGGGCCTTTATCGTGCTCGTCCTGATCCTGATCTTCAAACCGACCGGCCTGCTCGGCAAGAGCAATGTGGAGAAGGTATGA
- a CDS encoding branched-chain amino acid ABC transporter substrate-binding protein has product MKKSALSLSVLAALALGTASAQTTVKIATLSPLSGGQSDLGTQIRNGAQLAVNEYKAQFQKLGLNLQLVAYDDQADPATGTAQARKIAADRQILAVVGTLNSGVAIPSSAALAASRVAMVSPANTANNVTDRGLSNMNRIVARDDAQGPAGANFITGNLKAKKVYILNDKTAYGEGLAKEVEKALKAKNIQVVANEGTEEKSDFSGIVSKIRLQNPDAIYFGGIYNQVGVFIKQLRDAGVNTPVVGGDGLDSSELATIAGTGANNIYFTTVAAPIEALPAARVFATNFQKTFKDQAQGFGAFGYDAAKVVLQGILNAAKANGNKAPTRQQVETAIRKGSFTGLLSGNVSFNSVGDRTAATLYVMNVQGGKYKLATRIPVKPARQ; this is encoded by the coding sequence ATGAAGAAATCCGCCCTGAGCCTCTCCGTTCTGGCTGCCCTGGCCCTGGGGACTGCCAGCGCCCAGACGACCGTCAAGATCGCCACGCTCTCGCCCCTCTCGGGCGGGCAGAGCGACCTGGGCACCCAGATTCGCAACGGCGCGCAGCTCGCCGTGAACGAGTACAAGGCGCAGTTCCAGAAGCTGGGCCTGAACCTGCAGCTCGTTGCCTACGACGACCAGGCCGACCCGGCGACCGGCACCGCTCAGGCGCGCAAGATTGCTGCCGACCGGCAAATTCTCGCCGTGGTGGGCACGCTGAACTCCGGCGTCGCCATCCCCTCCAGCGCCGCCCTGGCCGCCAGCCGCGTGGCGATGGTCAGCCCCGCCAACACCGCCAACAATGTCACCGACCGCGGCCTGAGCAACATGAACCGCATCGTCGCCCGCGACGACGCGCAGGGCCCGGCGGGCGCGAACTTCATCACCGGCAACCTCAAGGCCAAGAAGGTCTACATCCTGAACGACAAGACCGCCTACGGCGAGGGCCTGGCGAAGGAAGTCGAGAAGGCGCTGAAGGCCAAGAACATCCAGGTGGTCGCCAACGAGGGTACCGAGGAGAAGAGCGACTTCTCCGGCATCGTCTCCAAGATCCGCCTTCAGAACCCCGACGCGATCTACTTCGGCGGCATCTACAACCAGGTGGGCGTGTTCATCAAGCAGCTCCGCGACGCGGGCGTCAACACCCCGGTCGTCGGCGGGGACGGTCTGGACAGCTCCGAGCTGGCGACCATCGCCGGGACGGGCGCGAACAACATCTACTTCACGACGGTCGCCGCACCCATCGAGGCGCTGCCCGCCGCGCGGGTGTTCGCCACCAACTTCCAGAAGACCTTCAAGGACCAGGCGCAGGGCTTCGGGGCCTTCGGCTACGACGCCGCCAAGGTGGTGCTCCAGGGCATCCTGAACGCGGCCAAGGCCAACGGCAACAAGGCGCCCACCCGCCAGCAGGTGGAGACGGCGATCCGCAAGGGCAGCTTCACGGGCCTGCTCTCCGGCAACGTCAGCTTCAACAGCGTCGGTGACCGCACGGCGGCCACCCTGTACGTGATGAACGTGCAGGGCGGCAAGTACAAGCTCGCCACCCGCATTCCGGTCAAGCCCGCGCGGCAGTAA
- a CDS encoding AAC(3) family N-acetyltransferase — protein sequence MLNMLRKPSVTPAELETGLAELGLDGSQHVIVHASLKSFGHLEGGARAVVDTLTARAATVVAPAFTYHTLLRHPTSPVHARFHRDSRVSRDIGRVPQELVERADAVRSFHPTLSFIALGAEAGRVTAAQTLASPYAPVGALYDLNGYALLMGVDFGSNTTIHYGEHVAGMPLLTRYVPLEGQVLPTAFPNCSADFGRLEPYVRGRSTRVGNATLRLYRVRDLVDGTVRLLTADPEALLCTYPGCRCQEVRRMVRQNGLTPRPQTPQPS from the coding sequence GTGTTGAACATGCTGCGTAAACCGTCCGTCACGCCCGCCGAGCTGGAGACCGGGCTGGCCGAGCTGGGGCTCGACGGGTCGCAGCACGTGATCGTCCACGCCAGCCTGAAGTCGTTCGGTCACCTGGAGGGTGGGGCGCGGGCGGTGGTGGACACCCTGACCGCGCGGGCCGCGACAGTGGTGGCCCCGGCCTTCACCTACCACACCCTGCTGCGCCATCCCACGTCGCCCGTCCACGCGCGCTTCCACCGGGACTCGCGGGTCAGCCGCGACATCGGCCGGGTGCCCCAGGAACTCGTGGAGCGGGCGGATGCGGTGCGCTCCTTCCACCCCACCCTGAGCTTCATCGCGCTGGGCGCGGAGGCGGGGCGAGTTACGGCGGCGCAGACCCTTGCCAGCCCCTACGCGCCGGTCGGCGCGCTGTACGACCTGAACGGGTACGCCCTGCTGATGGGCGTGGATTTCGGCAGCAACACGACCATCCACTACGGCGAACATGTCGCCGGAATGCCGCTTCTCACCCGCTACGTGCCGCTGGAGGGTCAGGTGCTGCCCACCGCCTTTCCCAACTGCTCGGCGGATTTCGGGCGCCTGGAACCCTATGTACGGGGGCGGTCCACCCGGGTCGGCAACGCGACGCTACGCCTATACCGGGTGCGCGACCTGGTGGACGGCACCGTGCGGCTGCTGACCGCCGACCCCGAGGCGCTGCTCTGCACCTATCCGGGCTGCCGCTGCCAGGAGGTCCGGCGGATGGTGCGGCAGAACGGGTTGACGCCGCGCCCCCAGACGCCCCAGCCCTCCTGA
- a CDS encoding branched-chain amino acid ABC transporter permease produces MTAANPSAPRRARPAPERTSLLLLIFLVTSGLLLLSHNGDLIGTLGGVGSLLQNPIVEAVVVSLFLANVLFAYLWRAAPWAKALVGLGSLLLVLPWAGQEDTSLLDLSIQIMIFAALALGLNIVVGLAGLLDLGYVAFFAVGAYTWGIFGSPRFGEILRYYGENPGATNAATLAFGLFLTAVTAASMVYIRRRIVRPTRLSTWSFGLASFGLVAGVLLTGRALLVLNAFHAQGLATGINGNFFWLFLALSVMAAAIVGVLIGLPVLRLKGDYLAIITLGLGEVIRVLANNLDLFTAGSQGITPIKSAPVPWFDRLAGALGFQPDQYYLLFLYLLVLVMIALILTVNIRLDRSRIGRAWIAIRDDEVAAQAMGVPLVQTKLIAFATGASFAGAMGMIFAAKQTFISPESFNLFQSIGVLAMVILGGMGSFPGVILGAAVVTLLNLRILPGLGEATSNVAWIPQQVNPGQLQRLVFGVILVTIMLLRPEGLLPNRRRTLELHQEDNQEDESAQGNAGALTTGGEVYSAGFAPQKEEDRAGGTR; encoded by the coding sequence ATGACGGCTGCCAACCCGTCGGCCCCGCGCCGCGCCCGGCCCGCGCCGGAACGGACCAGCCTGCTCCTGCTGATCTTCCTGGTCACGAGCGGCCTGCTGCTGCTGTCGCACAACGGCGATCTGATCGGCACTCTGGGTGGTGTGGGCAGTCTGCTTCAGAATCCCATCGTGGAGGCGGTCGTCGTCTCGCTCTTCCTCGCCAACGTGCTGTTCGCGTACCTGTGGCGCGCTGCACCCTGGGCCAAGGCGCTGGTCGGCCTGGGCAGCCTGCTCCTGGTGCTGCCGTGGGCCGGGCAGGAGGACACCAGCCTGCTCGACCTCAGTATCCAGATCATGATCTTCGCGGCGCTCGCGCTGGGCCTGAACATCGTGGTGGGGCTGGCGGGCCTGCTCGACCTGGGGTACGTGGCCTTTTTCGCGGTGGGCGCCTACACCTGGGGCATCTTCGGCAGCCCACGTTTTGGCGAGATTCTGCGCTACTACGGCGAGAACCCCGGCGCCACGAACGCGGCCACGCTGGCCTTCGGGCTTTTCCTGACGGCGGTAACGGCGGCGAGCATGGTGTACATCCGGCGCCGCATCGTGCGGCCCACCCGGCTCTCGACCTGGAGTTTCGGGCTGGCGAGCTTCGGGCTGGTCGCGGGGGTGCTGCTGACGGGCCGCGCGCTCCTCGTGCTGAACGCCTTTCACGCCCAGGGGCTGGCGACGGGCATCAATGGCAACTTCTTCTGGCTGTTCCTGGCGCTGAGCGTCATGGCCGCCGCCATCGTGGGCGTCCTGATCGGCCTGCCGGTGCTGCGGCTCAAAGGGGACTACCTCGCCATCATCACGCTGGGGCTGGGCGAGGTAATCCGGGTGCTGGCGAACAACCTCGACCTGTTCACGGCGGGCTCGCAGGGCATCACGCCGATCAAGAGCGCGCCCGTGCCGTGGTTCGACCGGCTGGCAGGGGCGCTGGGCTTCCAGCCCGACCAGTACTACCTGCTGTTCCTGTACCTGCTCGTGCTGGTCATGATCGCCCTGATCCTGACGGTGAACATCCGCCTGGACCGCTCGCGCATCGGGCGGGCCTGGATCGCCATCCGCGACGACGAGGTCGCGGCGCAGGCGATGGGCGTGCCCCTGGTGCAGACGAAGCTGATCGCCTTTGCGACCGGGGCCTCCTTCGCGGGCGCGATGGGCATGATCTTCGCGGCCAAGCAGACCTTCATCAGCCCGGAGAGCTTCAACCTGTTCCAGTCCATCGGCGTGCTCGCCATGGTGATCCTGGGCGGCATGGGGTCCTTCCCCGGCGTGATTCTGGGCGCGGCGGTGGTGACGCTGCTCAACCTGCGAATTCTGCCCGGGCTGGGCGAGGCGACCTCCAACGTGGCGTGGATTCCGCAGCAGGTGAACCCGGGGCAGCTTCAGCGGCTGGTGTTCGGCGTCATCCTGGTGACGATCATGTTGCTGCGCCCCGAGGGGCTGCTTCCCAACCGCCGCCGCACGCTGGAACTGCACCAGGAGGACAACCAGGAGGACGAGAGCGCGCAGGGCAACGCCGGGGCGCTCACCACGGGCGGCGAAGTGTACAGCGCCGGATTCGCCCCCCAGAAGGAAGAGGACCGGGCAGGAGGAACCAGGTGA
- the glnA gene encoding type I glutamate--ammonia ligase, which produces MIPPPPPTAQDLLGTLRQEGVEFLRLQFTDILGTTKNVEVPQSQFEKALRGDVTFDGSAVEGFTRVEESDMLLSPDLSTFLIYPQFSRGDEGRGRVARLICDVTLPDGTPFEGDPRFVLKRQVERAREKGFEMYVGTEPEFFLFERDAGGGVNPVTHDKAGYFDLAPVDRGERIRREIAGKLVQMGFEIEAAHHEVAPGQHEIDFRYAPALETADRIATFKFVVKRVALEYGLLASFLPKPIVGVNGSGMHCHLSLFREGQNAFADPEGEHGLSDTARHFIAGILEHAEGMAAITNPLVNSYKRLVPGYEAPVNVAWSTSNRTALIRIPAKRGNSTRAEVRMPDPSCNPYLALAALLAAGLDGIEGQMEPPPAIQRNIFRMTVREKRHHRIRELPADLREAVDELEKDPVIARALGEHVMEHFVAAKRAEWREYSATVHPWELERYLDLV; this is translated from the coding sequence ATGATCCCACCCCCCCCACCCACCGCGCAGGACCTGCTGGGCACGCTCCGGCAGGAGGGCGTGGAGTTCCTGCGGCTGCAATTCACCGACATCCTGGGCACGACGAAGAACGTAGAGGTGCCGCAGTCCCAGTTCGAGAAAGCCCTGCGCGGCGACGTGACCTTTGACGGAAGCGCGGTCGAAGGCTTTACCCGCGTCGAGGAGAGCGACATGCTGCTCTCGCCCGACCTCTCCACCTTCCTGATCTACCCGCAGTTCTCCCGGGGGGACGAGGGCCGGGGCCGGGTCGCGCGGCTGATCTGCGACGTAACCCTGCCGGACGGCACGCCCTTCGAGGGCGACCCGCGCTTCGTGCTGAAGCGGCAGGTGGAGCGGGCGCGGGAGAAGGGCTTCGAGATGTACGTGGGCACCGAGCCCGAGTTCTTCCTGTTCGAGCGCGACGCGGGTGGAGGCGTGAACCCGGTCACGCACGACAAGGCGGGGTACTTCGACCTCGCCCCGGTGGACCGGGGCGAGCGCATCCGGCGCGAGATCGCGGGGAAACTGGTGCAGATGGGCTTCGAGATCGAGGCCGCCCACCACGAGGTCGCGCCCGGACAGCACGAGATCGACTTCCGCTACGCCCCGGCGCTGGAGACGGCCGACCGCATCGCCACCTTCAAGTTCGTGGTCAAGCGGGTGGCGCTGGAGTACGGCCTGCTGGCGAGCTTCCTGCCCAAGCCCATCGTGGGGGTGAACGGCTCGGGGATGCACTGCCACCTCAGCCTCTTCCGGGAAGGGCAGAACGCCTTCGCCGACCCGGAGGGTGAACACGGCCTCTCGGACACCGCCCGGCACTTCATCGCCGGAATACTGGAACACGCCGAGGGCATGGCGGCAATCACCAACCCGCTCGTCAACTCGTACAAGCGGCTGGTGCCGGGCTACGAGGCCCCGGTTAATGTCGCCTGGAGCACCAGCAACCGCACGGCGCTGATCCGCATTCCCGCCAAGCGCGGCAACTCCACCCGCGCCGAGGTGCGGATGCCCGACCCCTCCTGCAACCCGTACCTGGCGCTGGCCGCGCTCCTGGCGGCGGGGCTCGATGGCATCGAGGGGCAGATGGAGCCGCCCCCCGCCATCCAGCGCAACATCTTCCGCATGACCGTGCGTGAGAAGCGCCACCACCGCATCCGCGAACTGCCCGCCGACCTGCGCGAGGCGGTGGACGAGCTGGAAAAGGACCCTGTGATCGCCAGGGCGCTGGGCGAACACGTCATGGAGCATTTCGTGGCCGCCAAGCGGGCCGAGTGGCGCGAGTACAGCGCGACCGTCCACCCCTGGGAACTGGAGCGGTACCTGGACCTGGTTTGA
- a CDS encoding ABC transporter ATP-binding protein: MPETQTMPQTRQEIGTPLLELRDVHTYYGHIHALKGLNIAVNEGEIVALIGGNGAGKTTTLRTVSGMMKPRHGQVVYQGQNVSGVPAHVIMGRGMSHVPEGRRIFGQLSVRENLEVGAYTVTDRRVIEERIQEAFALFPRLKEREGQLGGTMSGGEQQMLAIARALMVNPKLLLLDEPSMGLSPLFVEAIFDIVEQLNKERGTTILLVEQNASMALAIANRAYVLQTGEIRLSGPAAQIAQDESVRKAYLGDE, translated from the coding sequence ATGCCTGAGACGCAAACGATGCCGCAGACCAGGCAGGAGATCGGTACCCCGCTGCTGGAGCTGCGCGACGTCCACACCTACTACGGCCACATCCACGCTCTCAAGGGCCTGAACATCGCGGTGAACGAGGGCGAGATCGTGGCCCTGATCGGCGGCAACGGGGCGGGCAAGACGACCACCCTGCGGACGGTCAGCGGCATGATGAAGCCCCGCCACGGCCAGGTGGTGTACCAGGGCCAGAACGTCAGCGGCGTGCCCGCCCACGTCATCATGGGGCGCGGCATGAGCCACGTGCCGGAGGGGCGGCGCATCTTCGGGCAGCTCTCCGTGCGCGAGAACCTGGAGGTCGGGGCGTACACCGTGACCGACCGCCGGGTGATCGAGGAGCGGATTCAGGAAGCCTTCGCACTGTTCCCCCGCCTCAAGGAACGTGAGGGGCAGCTCGGCGGCACGATGTCGGGCGGCGAGCAGCAGATGTTGGCGATTGCCCGCGCGCTGATGGTCAACCCGAAACTCCTGCTGCTGGACGAGCCCTCGATGGGCCTCTCGCCCCTCTTCGTGGAGGCGATCTTCGACATCGTGGAGCAGCTGAACAAGGAGCGCGGCACGACCATCCTGCTGGTGGAGCAGAACGCGAGCATGGCGCTCGCCATCGCCAACCGCGCCTACGTGCTCCAGACGGGCGAGATCCGCCTCAGCGGCCCGGCGGCCCAGATCGCCCAGGACGAGAGTGTCCGCAAGGCCTACCTGGGCGACGAGTAA
- a CDS encoding ABC transporter ATP-binding protein, producing MMGSGPILNVQGVTKTFGGLTAVNDVTFQVPPQSIISVIGPNGAGKTTFFNLITGIYSPDRGTIRLAGEELVGLRPDQIAAAGIARTFQNIRLFSTMTAEENIMVGRHSRLKVGFWDAVLRTGTFHQTEAEARETARVMLDFVGLSKWRNELATNLPYGDQRRLEIARALATTPKLILLDEPAAGMNPRETEDLKALIRRIRDDLGVTVVLIEHDMRLVMTLSENITVLDYGTKISEGLPHQVRNDPRVMEAYLGRGAAAGEYGKEARPNA from the coding sequence ATGATGGGTTCCGGCCCCATCCTCAATGTGCAGGGGGTCACAAAGACCTTCGGCGGCCTGACCGCCGTGAACGACGTGACCTTCCAGGTGCCGCCCCAGAGCATTATCTCGGTGATCGGGCCGAACGGGGCGGGCAAGACGACCTTTTTCAACCTGATCACGGGCATCTACAGCCCGGACCGGGGCACCATCCGGCTGGCCGGGGAGGAACTCGTGGGCCTGCGGCCCGACCAGATCGCCGCCGCCGGGATCGCCCGCACCTTCCAGAACATCCGGCTCTTCTCCACCATGACGGCCGAGGAGAACATCATGGTGGGACGGCATTCCCGGCTGAAGGTGGGGTTCTGGGACGCCGTGCTGCGGACCGGCACCTTCCACCAGACCGAGGCCGAGGCGCGCGAGACGGCCCGCGTGATGCTGGACTTCGTGGGGCTGAGCAAATGGCGGAACGAACTGGCGACGAACCTCCCCTACGGCGACCAGCGCAGGCTGGAGATCGCCCGGGCGCTCGCCACCACGCCCAAGCTGATCCTGCTGGACGAACCGGCGGCGGGCATGAACCCGCGCGAGACGGAGGACCTCAAGGCCCTGATCCGCCGCATCCGCGACGACCTGGGGGTGACGGTGGTTCTGATCGAACATGACATGCGCCTGGTGATGACGCTGTCGGAGAACATCACCGTGCTCGACTACGGGACGAAGATTAGCGAGGGGCTCCCCCACCAGGTCCGCAACGACCCGCGCGTGATGGAGGCGTACCTGGGCCGCGGCGCGGCGGCGGGCGAGTACGGCAAGGAGGCGAGACCGAATGCCTGA
- a CDS encoding glutamine synthetase III, with protein MNHDLDVISAARNWRVETSPPASPAQVVGELFASDVLTLEELKNRLSKSAYKSLRGTVERGETLDPAIADTVALAMKTWAMEKGATHYTHWFQPLTGATAEKHDSFVSPNGDGGAIATFSGKELIQAEPDASSFPSGGLRATFEARGYTAWDPSSPAFIMRHANGATLCIPTAFASWTGEALDLKTPLLRSVEALNQAVTPALHLFGASLGTRVGSTLGAEQEYFLIAEEFFFRRPDLVMTGRTLFGAQPPRGQELEDHYFGAIPDRVLSFMTDAEQQLYALGIPVKTRHNEVAPGQFEIAPIFEQSNVAADHQQLIMQILRNTARKYGLVALLHEKPFAGVNGSGKHCNWSMGTDAGENLLEPGDTPHENLQFLFFCAAVVKAVDEHQDLLRISVAAANNDHRLGANEAPPAIISIFLGSELTEIFDRLESGQGGRGAEAGLLGLGSPVLPPLPRHAGDRNRTSPFAFTGNKFEFRAVGSSQSISFPITVLNLIVADAVQSLTAELQAQLNRGAGLDAAVGEIVKTTYSKHKRIVFNGDGYSEEWHREAEHERGLLNLRTSLDAIPLLTSPENVELFGKFGVLSERELAARQEIMYDIYFKTVNIEGETTEYIAQTMILPAAAEYLGDLSAVKTPSRALDATATEVAALTDELYDALQTLREQNRETGGEEIHDKAHHVRDHVLPAMKQVRQAADRLEKVVADKHWPLPTYRQLLFVK; from the coding sequence ATGAACCACGATCTGGACGTAATTTCCGCCGCCCGCAACTGGCGGGTCGAGACCTCGCCGCCCGCCTCGCCCGCCCAGGTGGTCGGCGAACTCTTTGCCAGCGACGTGCTGACCCTGGAGGAGCTCAAGAACCGGCTCTCCAAGTCGGCGTACAAGAGCCTGCGGGGCACGGTGGAACGCGGCGAGACCCTGGACCCCGCCATCGCCGACACGGTCGCCCTCGCCATGAAGACCTGGGCGATGGAGAAGGGCGCGACCCACTACACCCACTGGTTCCAGCCCCTGACGGGCGCGACCGCCGAGAAGCACGACTCCTTCGTCTCGCCGAACGGGGACGGCGGGGCCATCGCCACCTTCAGCGGCAAGGAACTCATCCAGGCCGAGCCCGACGCCTCCTCGTTCCCCTCGGGCGGCCTGCGCGCCACCTTCGAGGCCCGCGGCTACACCGCCTGGGACCCCTCAAGCCCGGCCTTCATCATGCGGCACGCGAACGGCGCGACCCTGTGCATCCCCACCGCCTTCGCCTCGTGGACCGGCGAGGCGCTGGACCTCAAGACGCCGCTGCTCAGATCGGTCGAGGCGCTGAACCAGGCGGTGACCCCGGCGCTGCACCTCTTCGGCGCCTCCCTCGGCACCCGGGTGGGCAGCACGCTGGGCGCCGAGCAGGAATACTTCCTGATCGCCGAGGAGTTCTTCTTCCGCCGCCCCGACCTGGTGATGACCGGACGCACCCTCTTCGGCGCGCAGCCCCCGCGCGGGCAGGAGCTGGAGGACCACTACTTCGGCGCGATCCCCGACCGGGTGCTGAGCTTCATGACCGACGCCGAGCAGCAGCTCTACGCGCTGGGCATCCCGGTCAAGACCCGCCACAACGAGGTCGCCCCCGGCCAGTTCGAGATCGCCCCCATCTTCGAGCAGAGCAACGTGGCCGCTGATCACCAGCAGCTCATCATGCAGATCCTGCGGAACACCGCCCGCAAGTACGGCCTGGTCGCCCTGCTGCACGAGAAGCCCTTCGCGGGCGTGAACGGCTCGGGCAAGCACTGCAACTGGAGCATGGGTACCGACGCGGGCGAGAACCTGCTGGAACCCGGCGACACCCCCCACGAGAACCTCCAGTTCCTGTTCTTCTGCGCGGCCGTGGTCAAGGCCGTGGACGAGCACCAGGACCTGCTGCGGATCTCGGTGGCGGCGGCCAACAACGACCACCGCCTGGGCGCGAACGAGGCGCCGCCCGCGATCATCTCCATCTTCCTGGGCAGCGAGCTGACCGAGATCTTCGACCGTCTGGAAAGCGGCCAGGGCGGGCGCGGCGCCGAGGCCGGTCTGCTGGGCCTGGGCTCACCCGTCTTGCCGCCGCTGCCGCGCCACGCCGGGGACCGCAACCGCACCAGCCCCTTCGCCTTCACCGGCAACAAGTTCGAGTTCCGGGCGGTGGGCTCCTCCCAGAGCATCTCCTTCCCGATCACGGTCCTCAACCTGATCGTGGCGGACGCGGTGCAGTCGCTCACGGCCGAGTTGCAGGCCCAACTCAACCGCGGCGCGGGGCTCGACGCGGCGGTCGGCGAGATCGTGAAGACGACGTACAGCAAGCACAAGCGCATCGTGTTCAACGGCGACGGCTACTCTGAGGAGTGGCACCGCGAGGCGGAGCATGAGCGCGGCCTGCTGAACCTGCGGACCAGCCTGGACGCCATTCCGCTCCTGACGAGCCCGGAGAACGTGGAGCTGTTCGGCAAGTTCGGCGTCCTCTCCGAGCGCGAGCTGGCGGCCCGGCAGGAGATCATGTACGACATCTACTTCAAGACGGTGAACATCGAGGGCGAGACGACCGAGTACATCGCCCAGACGATGATCCTGCCCGCCGCCGCCGAGTACCTGGGCGACCTGAGTGCGGTGAAGACGCCCAGCCGCGCCCTGGACGCGACCGCCACCGAGGTCGCTGCACTCACCGACGAGCTGTACGACGCCCTCCAGACCCTGCGCGAGCAGAACCGGGAGACAGGCGGCGAGGAGATCCACGACAAGGCCCACCACGTCCGCGACCACGTGCTGCCCGCGATGAAGCAGGTTCGGCAGGCCGCCGACCGGTTGGAGAAGGTCGTGGCCGACAAGCACTGGCCGCTGCCTACGTACCGGCAACTGCTGTTCGTGAAGTAA